One Ricinus communis isolate WT05 ecotype wild-type chromosome 1, ASM1957865v1, whole genome shotgun sequence DNA window includes the following coding sequences:
- the LOC8270791 gene encoding NAC domain-containing protein 30 isoform X1, which produces MLSVPSDLPVGWRFHPTSEELLDHYLKNKRLGVPTEGSDIQEVQICNFDPWDLLDNKSPNEERYFFCRREFYLKTGRIKRKRKTGGGFWKKTGETQSVTPVDSDEEIGTKRIFVYHDPNPTKWVIHEYEYTAQLNSPVKGDFVLCKLMINKKANKKLKKLEQDSNNKKPNKKCIKIQLDYEKTEPREGVSNCNTASSSNIITAVSTNEDGQLSYSKNSLFQSQDTHQMTAVSIYNKTETNSTVHSDSKTTKPYEMDPVSTSFLIASDSEYPNSYEIDPSATSLLITSVSKSLNSYEIDPFIKDSSINEIDPSIKHSSISYDLKNTKSYEIDPFIEHSSISYDLKNTKSYEIDPFIKHSSISYDLKNTKSYEIDPFMKHSSISYDLKNTKSYEIDPCTKTSSISYNLEDTNSNPNVVDIFSTFNKTNSSCLMASSLHNQNPYELTYVSMHNKGETSCLMDSDYENNKIEMAAESAYENQDPSKMTYMSASVESEWRMFQEMPSDFENQNRYENTDMSVFQDNWGVSMAYNAQKTTFQKVENQHKKTDSPILVGYQGSLMAYDAEEAAFSEVRDGMLGAPVVILLCLLSYVAFCR; this is translated from the exons ATGCTGTCAGTGCCATCAGACTTACCAGTTGGATGGAGGTTCCATCCCACCAGTGAAGAGCTGCTTGATCATTACTTGAAAAATAAGAGACTTGGTGTTCCTACAGAGGGCTCTGACATCCAAGAGGTTCAGATTTGCAACTTTGACCCTTGGGATCTACTTG ATAACAAGTCTCCAAACGAAGAGAGGTACTTCTTTTGTCGTCGTGAATTTTACTTAAAAACTGGAAGGATTaagaggaaaaggaaaacaGGAGGTGGATTCTGGAAAAAGACTGGTGAGACTCAATCAGTTACACCTGTAGATAGTGATGAGGAGATTGgaacaaaaagaatttttgtTTATCATGACCCTAATCCAACAAAATGGGTCATACATGAATATGAGTACACTGCACAACTCAATTCGCCTGTTAAG GGCGATTTCGTTTTATGTAAACTCATGATAAATAAGAAAGCAAATaagaagttaaaaaaattagaacaaGATTCCAATAACAAAAAGCCAAATAAGAAGTGCATTAAAATTCAACTAGATTATGAGAAGACTGAACCAAGAGAAGGTGTATCAAATTGTAATACAGCTTCTAGTTCAAATATTATAACTGCTGTTTCAACCAATGAAGATGGTCAATTAAGCTATTCAAAGAATTCCCTTTTTCAAAGTCAAGATACTCATCAGATGACTGCTGTCTCAATCTATAACAAAACTGAAACAAATTCAACAGTGCATTCTGATTCCAAAACTACAAAACCATATGAGATGGATCCTGTTTCAACAAGTTTCTTAATTGCTTCTGATTCAGAATATCCAAACTCTTATGAGATTGACCCTTCCGCAACAAGTCTCTTAATTACTTCTGTTTCAAAAAGTCTAAACTCATATGAGATTGACCCCTTCATAAAAGATTCATCAATTAATGAGATTGATCCCTCTATAAAACATTCATCAATTTCCTATGATTTGAAAAATACAAAGTCGTATGAGATTGATCCCTTTATAGAACATTCATCAATTTCCTATGATTTGAAAAATACAAAGTCTTATGAGATTGATCCCTTTATAAAACATTCATCAATTTCCTATGATTTGAAAAATACAAAGTCTTATGAGATTGATCCCTTTATGAAACATTCATCAATTTCCTATGATTTGAAAAATACAAAGTCTTATGAGATTGATCCCTGTACAAAGACTTCATCAATTTCCTATAATTTGGAAGATACAAATTCAAATCCAAATGTGGTAGATATTTTTTCTACCTTTAACAAAACCAATTCTAGCTGCCTAATGGCTTCTAGTTTGCACAATCAAAATCCATATGAGCTAACTTATGTTTCAATGCATAACAAAGGTGAAACAAGTTGCCTGATGGATTCTGATtatgaaaacaataaaattgagaTGGCTGCCGAGTCAGCTTACGAGAATCAAGATCCTAGTAAGATGACCTATATGTCAGCCTCTGTCGAAAGTGAATGGAGAATGTTCCAAGAAATGCCTTcggattttgaaaatcaaaatcGATACGAGAATACTGATATGTCAGTTTTCCAAGATAACTGGGGTGTCTCAATGGCTTATAATGCCCAAAAAACTACATTTCAAAAAGTGGAAAATCAACATAAGAAGACGGATTCGCCAATCCTTGTAGGATATCAGGGTTCATTGATGGCTTATGATGCAGAGGAAGCTGCATTTTCTGAGGTGAGAGACGGCATGCTTGGTGCACCGGTGGTAATTTTACTATGCTTACTTTCCTATGTTGCTTTCTGCAGGTAG
- the LOC8270791 gene encoding NAC domain-containing protein 30 isoform X2, with product MLSVPSDLPVGWRFHPTSEELLDHYLKNKRLGVPTEGSDIQEVQICNFDPWDLLDNKSPNEERYFFCRREFYLKTGRIKRKRKTGGGFWKKTGETQSVTPVDSDEEIGTKRIFVYHDPNPTKWVIHEYEYTAQLNSPVKGDFVLCKLMINKKANKKLKKLEQDSNNKKPNKKCIKIQLDYEKTEPREGVSNCNTASSSNIITAVSTNEDGQLSYSKNSLFQSQDTHQMTAVSIYNKTETNSTVHSDSKTTKPYEMDPVSTSFLIASDSEYPNSYEIDPSATSLLITSVSKSLNSYEIDPFIKDSSINEIDPSIKHSSISYDLKNTKSYEIDPFIEHSSISYDLKNTKSYEIDPFIKHSSISYDLKNTKSYEIDPFMKHSSISYDLKNTKSYEIDPCTKTSSISYNLEDTNSNPNVVDIFSTFNKTNSSCLMASSLHNQNPYELTYVSMHNKGETSCLMDSDYENNKIEMAAESAYENQDPSKMTYMSASVESEWRMFQEMPSDFENQNRYENTDMSVFQDNWGVSMAYNAQKTTFQKVENQHKKTDSPILVGYQGSLMAYDAEEAAFSEVDLYLLE from the exons ATGCTGTCAGTGCCATCAGACTTACCAGTTGGATGGAGGTTCCATCCCACCAGTGAAGAGCTGCTTGATCATTACTTGAAAAATAAGAGACTTGGTGTTCCTACAGAGGGCTCTGACATCCAAGAGGTTCAGATTTGCAACTTTGACCCTTGGGATCTACTTG ATAACAAGTCTCCAAACGAAGAGAGGTACTTCTTTTGTCGTCGTGAATTTTACTTAAAAACTGGAAGGATTaagaggaaaaggaaaacaGGAGGTGGATTCTGGAAAAAGACTGGTGAGACTCAATCAGTTACACCTGTAGATAGTGATGAGGAGATTGgaacaaaaagaatttttgtTTATCATGACCCTAATCCAACAAAATGGGTCATACATGAATATGAGTACACTGCACAACTCAATTCGCCTGTTAAG GGCGATTTCGTTTTATGTAAACTCATGATAAATAAGAAAGCAAATaagaagttaaaaaaattagaacaaGATTCCAATAACAAAAAGCCAAATAAGAAGTGCATTAAAATTCAACTAGATTATGAGAAGACTGAACCAAGAGAAGGTGTATCAAATTGTAATACAGCTTCTAGTTCAAATATTATAACTGCTGTTTCAACCAATGAAGATGGTCAATTAAGCTATTCAAAGAATTCCCTTTTTCAAAGTCAAGATACTCATCAGATGACTGCTGTCTCAATCTATAACAAAACTGAAACAAATTCAACAGTGCATTCTGATTCCAAAACTACAAAACCATATGAGATGGATCCTGTTTCAACAAGTTTCTTAATTGCTTCTGATTCAGAATATCCAAACTCTTATGAGATTGACCCTTCCGCAACAAGTCTCTTAATTACTTCTGTTTCAAAAAGTCTAAACTCATATGAGATTGACCCCTTCATAAAAGATTCATCAATTAATGAGATTGATCCCTCTATAAAACATTCATCAATTTCCTATGATTTGAAAAATACAAAGTCGTATGAGATTGATCCCTTTATAGAACATTCATCAATTTCCTATGATTTGAAAAATACAAAGTCTTATGAGATTGATCCCTTTATAAAACATTCATCAATTTCCTATGATTTGAAAAATACAAAGTCTTATGAGATTGATCCCTTTATGAAACATTCATCAATTTCCTATGATTTGAAAAATACAAAGTCTTATGAGATTGATCCCTGTACAAAGACTTCATCAATTTCCTATAATTTGGAAGATACAAATTCAAATCCAAATGTGGTAGATATTTTTTCTACCTTTAACAAAACCAATTCTAGCTGCCTAATGGCTTCTAGTTTGCACAATCAAAATCCATATGAGCTAACTTATGTTTCAATGCATAACAAAGGTGAAACAAGTTGCCTGATGGATTCTGATtatgaaaacaataaaattgagaTGGCTGCCGAGTCAGCTTACGAGAATCAAGATCCTAGTAAGATGACCTATATGTCAGCCTCTGTCGAAAGTGAATGGAGAATGTTCCAAGAAATGCCTTcggattttgaaaatcaaaatcGATACGAGAATACTGATATGTCAGTTTTCCAAGATAACTGGGGTGTCTCAATGGCTTATAATGCCCAAAAAACTACATTTCAAAAAGTGGAAAATCAACATAAGAAGACGGATTCGCCAATCCTTGTAGGATATCAGGGTTCATTGATGGCTTATGATGCAGAGGAAGCTGCATTTTCTGAG GTAGATTTATACCTACTGGAATAA